The sequence GATGATGATTGCAGCTTTTGCAAATCCCAGTCCGAACCACGAAAAGACGGCTTTTTGACGATTTCGTAGGGGTTTCCGGCCAACGGGCTGACTAATCCTCTGGCAGGCATGCCCGAATCGATTGCAGCCGCGGCCGGCTGTGGCGGCGCGGCAAGGTCGCACCAGCGACAAGAGGCAGCGCCATCATCGTCCCATGTCGTGAGATCATCCGGTCTTGAAGAAGTCTCGTCCATGGCGCGACATCTCAACCCGAAGCGTGAGCGAGGGCCCGGTTGTACGAGTGACGTTGAATTCCCTCGCTGACGCTTCGGGTTGGGATGAGGGCCCTTAGCTGGAGGAGTCCACTGGAGTAGGGGGCGGGGCTTGCTGGGGATCAACGACAAAAACGGCAGTGGAAGGGAATCCACTGCCGTTGAGGTGTCGGTTCTGTTGGTCCGGCGTTAGTTGCCGGCGTTCAGGCGTTTGTCGAGCGTGCCCATGGTTTCGTTCAGGGTGTACTCGAGGTAGTCGTCCTGTTCGTGGATCAGCGATTCGGCGGCCAGTTCGAGAGCCGGGAGGATGTCGTCGCCGTGGAAGTAGCTCAGGGCCCGGACGGCTTCGAGTCGCACACGGGGGTGCTCATCGTTGACGCTGGCTTCGAGCAGAGCGAGCGGGTTCTCGACGCGATCTCGCCAGTAGCTGAGGACGCGAGTCGCCGCGGCTCGGGCTCGCGGGTCCTTCGACTGCAGAACCTGCTTCAACAGCGATTCATCGACCACGTCGTGCTGCTGGTGAATCCAGAGACCTTCCAGCTGCAGGCGGGCGAACGACTCGGCATTCGGGTCGAGCCCCTTCAACCAGTTGTTCACGTGGGCGATGACTTCTTCGGTCTTGTGGTTTCGCAGTTCACGACGAATGCGGTAACGGTCCCGCTGTTCATAAGTGTCGAGGTTTTCGAGCAGTTCCGGAACCGGCTTGCCGCTGACAACCATCGGCGTGACGAGCGGCTTCGACTTGTGACGAATTCGCCACACGCGGCCGTGCTGAGAGTCGCGGTTCGGGTCGCGAACCGAGTGCTGCATGTGACCGACCAGCGGGTTGAACCAGTCGAGAACATACAGTGCGCCATCCGGGCCGAACTGCAGATCGACCGGGCGGAAGTTGCGGTCCGAAGACTGCAGCAGCGGCTCGACCGGATCGGCGTGGAAGCCCGAACCTTCGTCCTTCATGCGATACTCAAGCGTTCCCTGAAATCCGATGCAGTTGTTGAGCAGATAATCGCCCTGCATTTCTTTCGGGAAATTTCGGCTCGAAACGAATTCGCAGCCACAGGTCGGACGCCACTGCTTGACCAGGAACTGCTTCAACCGGCCGTGCTTGTCGGGATAGTCGACCTGTCCGGAGAAGGCGGCTCCAAAGTAGTTCGCTCCCGGAGAAGCGTCGGCGACGAAGTTCTGGCCCCACTCATCAAAGGTGTGTCCCCAGGGGTTGGCGAAGTTGTACGAGATGAACGTCTCGAACTTCTCCGTCTTCGGCTCGTAACGATAAACGCCCGCATTTACGCAGCGTTCCGGACCGTACGGGGTTTCGACCTGGGTGTGGTGGAACGTTCCTTCCTGGAAGTAGAGGGCTCCGTCCGGGCCCCAGGTGAAGGCGGAGATCGAATGGTGCGAGTCAGCCGAGTCGAAGCCGTGCAGCACGATTCGCTTCTCATCGGCGACATCATCGCCATCGGTGTCCTTCATAAAGATCAGGTTCGGCTGCTGGGCGATATAGGCGCCGCCATCGCCGAGTTCAAAGCCGGTCGGCAGGTGCAGGCCATCGGCGAAGATCGTCTGCTTGTCGGCTTTGCCGTCGCCGTCGGTGTCTTCGAGAATCAGAATCTTGTCGTCGACGGGCTCGCCGGGCAGATACATCGGATACGACGGCATCGTGCAGACCCACAGTCGGCCTTTGCCATCGAAGGTGAACTTGCAGGGGTTCTGCAGATCTGGGAAGTCCACTTCCGAAGCGAACAGGTTTGCTTCGAAACCGTCCGGCAGTTTGAATGTCTTCAGCGAAGCCTCGGGTGAGGTGATTTCGAGATCGAACGTGATGTTGGTTTCGACATTGACAAACTCGCCGGTGCCGCTGTCGTCGATCTTGTCCGGAACCTGTTCGCCCTGGGCGATCTTATGAATGCGGGCATCGCGCACGGCGACCATGTTGCGGAGCTTCTCGAACTCAGCCGGGAAGTTGACGACGCCGAACGGTTTCTTGCGTCCGCCATAAATATAGAAGCCGTTCACGGCTCGATAGTCGTACCAGTGCTGCAGACTTTTCTCAGCCACGGCTGCGTGCAGAGCTTCGCGGTCGATGTTCGACTTCGTCCTGCTCTTGCCGAAGATGCGGTCGATCATGATGGGAGCCAGTTTTTCGTAGCCGCCATCGGTCAGGTGCACACCGTTGAAGGTGAGCGGTTCTTTCGATGCATTCATCAGCCGCCGCGACGGACGATACAGATCGAGAAATCCGACGCCGGTTTCCTCGGCCACTTCCTTCATGGCTTTGGTGTACAGCTCGATGTTCTCGTTGTTCCGATCCCCGATCATCATGTTCCGCTCGGGGAGATTCTCACTGGCGATCGGCGAGAAGAGCAGCACGCGGGGAGCCGACTCTCCGTTGTACTTTGTCGTGGTCCACGTCTTGATTTCGCTGCGGAGATCGTTCTTGAACTTCTCCAGCCCGGCTTTTCCGGCGAACGATTCATTCAGGCCGAATCCGGCGATGATGACGTCCGGCTGGTGATCTTCGAGCGTATGCCCGTGATCGTTGAAGTCCTGCGAACGCGGTCGCAGCTTGAGCTCATCGGCCGACCAGCCGAGGTTGCGGACGACCAGCTCATGCTCGGGAAACCGCTCGTGCAGGGCGGTTTCGAAGTGGTTGAAGTACTGCATCCGCTCGATCAGCGTGTTGCCGATGAGCACGATCTTGTCTCCCTGTTTCAGCTCCAGTTCGGCTGCGGGGGCCGAAGCCGTCGCCAGAAAGAGAGCCGTAAGGAGGGCGAGGATATTCAGCGATTTCATAAGCTTCCCGGGAATTCTGAGACGTGAAAGCGTGGAGTGTAGAAGAGGTGTGATCACCATCCATCGATTATTCCAGATGGCTCCGTCAAAGGCAACCATCGGAATTCAGGGAAAAAGGCCGGACTATCGGGGGCGCACACCGGGTACCGAACGGATTCTAGCGTCCCTGCGCAAACCCGCGTTCCACGAATTCCAGGAACGGGCCGACGAAATCGCGTCCATGCACTGAGACGTGCCGATAGACCGCCGGGATGCCTTCTTCGTCGAGCTTCTCTTTCAGTTTGTGAGCGAAGATCGGGTGATGAATCCCCTGTCCCGGACGGGCGTTCGGGGGGAGCGGACGGTCGGCTTCGCTGTAGAACATGAAGGTGGGCGGGTCGTCGTCGGTGACGTGGTTGATCGCCGAGACTTCGTTGTAGAGCGACTTGAGTTCCGGCTTTGTCAGTTCTTCCAGCGTCTTCACGCCGTAGACCATGTAGATCGAAGGATGAGCATGAGCCTGTCCGCCGATCCAGTCGCGGATGACGAACGGATCGTAAGACGACTGCCCGCCGATCGAGCCGACAACCGCCACGCGAGTCGACTCCCGCAGCACCGGGTCCTTCGCATCGGGGTCGGCCATGTCGTCTTTGTAGCCGATCCACATCGAAATCCCCGCTCCGGCTGAGCCGCCATAGATGGCGAACTTGTCCGGGTCGAGATTGTACTTCTCGCGGTTGTGCCGGAGGAACTGCACCGCTCGGGCTCCATCCTGCTGAGGAGCCGGGAACATAATGCTTGAATTCACGAAACGGTAATTGATGGACGCGACCGACCAGCCCTTTTCATGAGCCTCGCGAATCAGCTGCGGCGCGATCGACTCCTTGTCGCCGGCCACGAATCCGCCGCCGTGAATATAGATGACGAGCGGCGTTGGCTTGTCGGAATCGGCCAGCCACAGGTCGAGCCGGTTGCGATCGGCCGGGCCATAAGGGACGTTGGCATGCGTCGGCTTGATTTGTCCGCGACGCTGGATCGCCTTTTTCCGCTCATGCTCGGCTTTCAACCGGGCGTAATAGACCTTGGCCTCATCGACAGTGAGCGTCCCATCGCCATTGGCGTCCGCTTCCGGGAACCGCTTCTGCACCTCTTCCAGCAGCCGCTGCACCTGAGCGGGCGTCTGAGCATGGGCGATGGAACCGCCGATGAACAACGTGGCCAGAATCAGCAGGCAGAATCGGAGGGACTTTCGCATTTTCAGCATGACTTTCTCTCGGCACGCAAGGAATTGTTTGGGGGCTGCGGGGTGGCTCTGTCAGCTCTGCGATCAGGGCGGCGAAGTCGTTGAAAGACGCAGTGAGACCTGGATGCTCTCAATCGATGATTGGATTCTCGCCGACCAGTCAACACCGTCAAATCCCGCTTCGCCAACGGCTGGGCCGCCCCAAAAGAATCTCTCGGGGCCACCCATCCATGTCTTACCTGACAACCAGGCCCGGCACAGCTGCGACAATCCGGCAGAACGTCAGACTGTCACTCTC is a genomic window of Rubinisphaera margarita containing:
- a CDS encoding PVC-type heme-binding CxxCH protein, with the translated sequence MKSLNILALLTALFLATASAPAAELELKQGDKIVLIGNTLIERMQYFNHFETALHERFPEHELVVRNLGWSADELKLRPRSQDFNDHGHTLEDHQPDVIIAGFGLNESFAGKAGLEKFKNDLRSEIKTWTTTKYNGESAPRVLLFSPIASENLPERNMMIGDRNNENIELYTKAMKEVAEETGVGFLDLYRPSRRLMNASKEPLTFNGVHLTDGGYEKLAPIMIDRIFGKSRTKSNIDREALHAAVAEKSLQHWYDYRAVNGFYIYGGRKKPFGVVNFPAEFEKLRNMVAVRDARIHKIAQGEQVPDKIDDSGTGEFVNVETNITFDLEITSPEASLKTFKLPDGFEANLFASEVDFPDLQNPCKFTFDGKGRLWVCTMPSYPMYLPGEPVDDKILILEDTDGDGKADKQTIFADGLHLPTGFELGDGGAYIAQQPNLIFMKDTDGDDVADEKRIVLHGFDSADSHHSISAFTWGPDGALYFQEGTFHHTQVETPYGPERCVNAGVYRYEPKTEKFETFISYNFANPWGHTFDEWGQNFVADASPGANYFGAAFSGQVDYPDKHGRLKQFLVKQWRPTCGCEFVSSRNFPKEMQGDYLLNNCIGFQGTLEYRMKDEGSGFHADPVEPLLQSSDRNFRPVDLQFGPDGALYVLDWFNPLVGHMQHSVRDPNRDSQHGRVWRIRHKSKPLVTPMVVSGKPVPELLENLDTYEQRDRYRIRRELRNHKTEEVIAHVNNWLKGLDPNAESFARLQLEGLWIHQQHDVVDESLLKQVLQSKDPRARAAATRVLSYWRDRVENPLALLEASVNDEHPRVRLEAVRALSYFHGDDILPALELAAESLIHEQDDYLEYTLNETMGTLDKRLNAGN
- a CDS encoding alpha/beta hydrolase, with product MLKMRKSLRFCLLILATLFIGGSIAHAQTPAQVQRLLEEVQKRFPEADANGDGTLTVDEAKVYYARLKAEHERKKAIQRRGQIKPTHANVPYGPADRNRLDLWLADSDKPTPLVIYIHGGGFVAGDKESIAPQLIREAHEKGWSVASINYRFVNSSIMFPAPQQDGARAVQFLRHNREKYNLDPDKFAIYGGSAGAGISMWIGYKDDMADPDAKDPVLRESTRVAVVGSIGGQSSYDPFVIRDWIGGQAHAHPSIYMVYGVKTLEELTKPELKSLYNEVSAINHVTDDDPPTFMFYSEADRPLPPNARPGQGIHHPIFAHKLKEKLDEEGIPAVYRHVSVHGRDFVGPFLEFVERGFAQGR